A region of Gracilinanus agilis isolate LMUSP501 chromosome 3, AgileGrace, whole genome shotgun sequence DNA encodes the following proteins:
- the STRN4 gene encoding striatin-4 isoform X2, which translates to MLEFALKQERAKYHKLKFGTEPNQGEKKSELLEQVPNGPVEPVSLESSQLVWKEGRQLLRQYLEEVGYTDTILDMRSKRVRSLLGRSMELNGVAEPSDGGPGGLPAGESVLAKQIEEQIKRNAAGKEGTERLGSSVLEKIPFLQNCEDEDSDEEEELESLQPKKQRVKLSSKPLVPEIDEEDDDEDSEDAISEFDFLGSGEDGEGSADTRRSGDGTELESRRVKLQGMLADLRDVDGLPPKGTGPPPGTPQPRPHDASLGFSSDVFIMDTIGGGEVSLGDLADLTVTNDNDLSCDLSDSKDAFKKTWNPKFTLRSHYDGIRSLAFHHSESALLTASEDGTLKLWNLQKTGTAKKNAALDVEPIHAFRAHRGPVLAVAMGSHSEHCYSGGADARIHCWRIPDLHMDPYDGYDPGVLSSVLEGHGDAVWGLAFSPTSHRLASCSADGTIRIWNPSGDSPACLCTFHTASEHGIPTSVAFTSTEPAQAVASFRSGDTVLYNLETGSALLTLESRGNSGPTQINQVVSHPNQPLTITAHDDRGIRFLDNRTGKSVHSMVAHLDAVTCLAVDPNGVFLMSGSHDCSLRLWSLDNKTCVQEITAHRKKHEEAIHAVACHPSKALIASAGADALAKVFV; encoded by the exons ATGTTAGAGTTTGCACTCAAGCAAGAACG AGCCAAATATCACAAACTAAAGTTTGGGACTGAACCGAACCAAGGAGAGAAGAAGTCAGAGCTGCTGGAGCAAG TCCCCAATGGACCTGTGGAGCCAGTCTCCTTGGAGAGCAGCCAGCTGGTGTGGAAGGAAGGCCGGCAGCTGCTCCGACA GTACCTGGAGGAGGTGGGCTACACGGACACCATTTTGGACATGCGTTCCAAGCGTGTGCGCTCACTGCTGGGCCGTTCCATGGAGCTGAATGGTGTGGCTGAACCCAGTGACGGAGGTCCTGGGGGGCTTCCTGCGGGGGAGTCAGTGCTGGCCAAGCAGATTGAAGAGCAGATCAAAAG GAATGCAGCAGGGAAGGAAGGCACGGAGCGGCTGGGCAGCTCTGTGCTGGAGAAGATCCCCTTCCTGCAGAATTGTGAGGATGAAGACAGCgatgaggaggaggagctggAGAGTTTGCAACCGAAGAAGCAGCGTGTCAAG TTGTCTTCTAAGCCCCTGGTACCAGAAATagatgaggaagatgatgatgaagattCTGAGGATGCCATCAGCGAGTTTGACTTTCTAGGCTCTGGGGAGGATGGGGAAGGGTCTGCTGACACACGCCGCTCTGGGGATGGCACTGAGTTGG AGAGTCGGCGGGTGAAACTGCAGGGCATGCTGGCTGATCTTCGGGATGTTGATGGGCTGCCCCCGAAAGGGACGGGCCCACCCCCTGGCACACCACAGCCTCGGCCCCACGATG CTTCCCTCGGCTTCTCCTCTGATGTCTTCATCATGGACACAATTGGGGGTGGAGAGGTGAGCCTGGGTGACTTGGCCGACCTCACCGTCACCAACGACAATGACCTCAGCTGTGAC CTCTCTGATAGCAAAGATGCCTTCAAGAAGACCTGGAACCCCAAGTTCACCCTCCGCTCCCACTACGATGGCATCCGCTCACTGGCCTTCCATCACAGTGAGTCGGCTCTGCTCACGGCCTCTGAGGATGGCACCCTGAAGCTCTGGAACCTGCAGAAGACTGGGACGGCCAAGAA GAATGCTGCTCTGGATGTGGAGCCCATCCACGCCTTCCGGGCCCACAG GGGCCCCGTGCTGGCCGTGGCCATGGGGAGTCACAGTGAGCACTGCTACAGCGGCGGGGCGGACGCCCGCATTCACTGCTGGAGGATCCCCGACCTCCACATGGACCCTTACGATGGCTACG ACCCTGGCGTGCTGAGCAGTGTGCTGGAAGGCCACGGGGATGCTGTGTGGGGCCTGGCTTTCAGCCCGACCTCGCACCGTCTGGCCTCGTGCTCTGCAGATGGCACCATCCGAATTTGGAACCCCAGCGGCGACAGCCCTGCCTGCCTGTGCACTTTCCACACCGCCAGCG AGCACGGGATCCCCACCTCAGTGGCCTTCACCAGCACGGAGCCGGCCCAGGCCGTCGCGTCCTTCCGCTCGGGCGACACCGTCCTTTACAACCTAGAGACCGGCAGCGCCCTCCTCACCTTGGAATCCCGGGGCAACAGCG GTCCTACCCAGATCAACCAGGTGGTGAGCCACCCCAACCAGCCCCTCACCATCACTGCCCACGATGACAGAGGCATCCGATTTCTGGACAATCGGACAG GTAAATCCGTGCATTCCATGGTTGCCCACCTCGATGCTGTGACCTGCCTGGCTGTCGACCCGAACGGTGTGTTCCTGATGTCAGGAA GCCATGACTGCTCCCTGCGCCTGTGGAGCCTGGACAACAAGACCTGTGTGCAGGAGATCACGGCGCACCGCAAAAAGCATGAGGAAGCCATTCACGCCGTGGCCTGCCATCCCAGCAAGGCGCTCATAGCAAGCGCCGGGGCTGATGCCCTGGCCAAGGTGTTCGTATGA
- the STRN4 gene encoding striatin-4 isoform X1, with protein MASLTNWGPSLTASFSSRAKYHKLKFGTEPNQGEKKSELLEQVPNGPVEPVSLESSQLVWKEGRQLLRQYLEEVGYTDTILDMRSKRVRSLLGRSMELNGVAEPSDGGPGGLPAGESVLAKQIEEQIKRNAAGKEGTERLGSSVLEKIPFLQNCEDEDSDEEEELESLQPKKQRVKLSSKPLVPEIDEEDDDEDSEDAISEFDFLGSGEDGEGSADTRRSGDGTELESRRVKLQGMLADLRDVDGLPPKGTGPPPGTPQPRPHDASLGFSSDVFIMDTIGGGEVSLGDLADLTVTNDNDLSCDLSDSKDAFKKTWNPKFTLRSHYDGIRSLAFHHSESALLTASEDGTLKLWNLQKTGTAKKNAALDVEPIHAFRAHRGPVLAVAMGSHSEHCYSGGADARIHCWRIPDLHMDPYDGYDPGVLSSVLEGHGDAVWGLAFSPTSHRLASCSADGTIRIWNPSGDSPACLCTFHTASEHGIPTSVAFTSTEPAQAVASFRSGDTVLYNLETGSALLTLESRGNSGPTQINQVVSHPNQPLTITAHDDRGIRFLDNRTGKSVHSMVAHLDAVTCLAVDPNGVFLMSGSHDCSLRLWSLDNKTCVQEITAHRKKHEEAIHAVACHPSKALIASAGADALAKVFV; from the exons ATGGCTTCTCTGACTAACTGGGGCCCTTCGTTGACAGCTTCCTTTTCTTCCAGAGCCAAATATCACAAACTAAAGTTTGGGACTGAACCGAACCAAGGAGAGAAGAAGTCAGAGCTGCTGGAGCAAG TCCCCAATGGACCTGTGGAGCCAGTCTCCTTGGAGAGCAGCCAGCTGGTGTGGAAGGAAGGCCGGCAGCTGCTCCGACA GTACCTGGAGGAGGTGGGCTACACGGACACCATTTTGGACATGCGTTCCAAGCGTGTGCGCTCACTGCTGGGCCGTTCCATGGAGCTGAATGGTGTGGCTGAACCCAGTGACGGAGGTCCTGGGGGGCTTCCTGCGGGGGAGTCAGTGCTGGCCAAGCAGATTGAAGAGCAGATCAAAAG GAATGCAGCAGGGAAGGAAGGCACGGAGCGGCTGGGCAGCTCTGTGCTGGAGAAGATCCCCTTCCTGCAGAATTGTGAGGATGAAGACAGCgatgaggaggaggagctggAGAGTTTGCAACCGAAGAAGCAGCGTGTCAAG TTGTCTTCTAAGCCCCTGGTACCAGAAATagatgaggaagatgatgatgaagattCTGAGGATGCCATCAGCGAGTTTGACTTTCTAGGCTCTGGGGAGGATGGGGAAGGGTCTGCTGACACACGCCGCTCTGGGGATGGCACTGAGTTGG AGAGTCGGCGGGTGAAACTGCAGGGCATGCTGGCTGATCTTCGGGATGTTGATGGGCTGCCCCCGAAAGGGACGGGCCCACCCCCTGGCACACCACAGCCTCGGCCCCACGATG CTTCCCTCGGCTTCTCCTCTGATGTCTTCATCATGGACACAATTGGGGGTGGAGAGGTGAGCCTGGGTGACTTGGCCGACCTCACCGTCACCAACGACAATGACCTCAGCTGTGAC CTCTCTGATAGCAAAGATGCCTTCAAGAAGACCTGGAACCCCAAGTTCACCCTCCGCTCCCACTACGATGGCATCCGCTCACTGGCCTTCCATCACAGTGAGTCGGCTCTGCTCACGGCCTCTGAGGATGGCACCCTGAAGCTCTGGAACCTGCAGAAGACTGGGACGGCCAAGAA GAATGCTGCTCTGGATGTGGAGCCCATCCACGCCTTCCGGGCCCACAG GGGCCCCGTGCTGGCCGTGGCCATGGGGAGTCACAGTGAGCACTGCTACAGCGGCGGGGCGGACGCCCGCATTCACTGCTGGAGGATCCCCGACCTCCACATGGACCCTTACGATGGCTACG ACCCTGGCGTGCTGAGCAGTGTGCTGGAAGGCCACGGGGATGCTGTGTGGGGCCTGGCTTTCAGCCCGACCTCGCACCGTCTGGCCTCGTGCTCTGCAGATGGCACCATCCGAATTTGGAACCCCAGCGGCGACAGCCCTGCCTGCCTGTGCACTTTCCACACCGCCAGCG AGCACGGGATCCCCACCTCAGTGGCCTTCACCAGCACGGAGCCGGCCCAGGCCGTCGCGTCCTTCCGCTCGGGCGACACCGTCCTTTACAACCTAGAGACCGGCAGCGCCCTCCTCACCTTGGAATCCCGGGGCAACAGCG GTCCTACCCAGATCAACCAGGTGGTGAGCCACCCCAACCAGCCCCTCACCATCACTGCCCACGATGACAGAGGCATCCGATTTCTGGACAATCGGACAG GTAAATCCGTGCATTCCATGGTTGCCCACCTCGATGCTGTGACCTGCCTGGCTGTCGACCCGAACGGTGTGTTCCTGATGTCAGGAA GCCATGACTGCTCCCTGCGCCTGTGGAGCCTGGACAACAAGACCTGTGTGCAGGAGATCACGGCGCACCGCAAAAAGCATGAGGAAGCCATTCACGCCGTGGCCTGCCATCCCAGCAAGGCGCTCATAGCAAGCGCCGGGGCTGATGCCCTGGCCAAGGTGTTCGTATGA